From the genome of Chloroflexaceae bacterium:
GCGCGTCGGTATAGTCGGTCACCGCCACGCCCAGCAGGTTGTAGCAGCCAATCGGCGCGTCACAAACGATGTGCAGATCGGGGAAGCAGCCAAAGACCCACGCCGCGCCCCAGAAGGAACTCGTATCCGAAATGTCGCGAATGAGTTGGATGGTCATGGCGGCCCCCTGTCATGCGCCATCGGCGGTGAAGAACTCGACCATGCGCTCGTAGAGCGAGCGGCGGTTCAACAACTCGCGCACGAAGCTCAGTGAGGCGATCATCCCCCCGGCGAGGAAGAGGGGGCGCACACTGAGAATGTTGGTGTAGTAGACCGAGGGAATGCCGCGCTCCTTGGCATAGGCCGCCAGAGTGGTAGTGCCGATCACCAGGTCGAAGCTCCAGTGCCGCATGGCCGCCTGGTCGTCCTCGATCGCCTTGCGGTAGATCACCGCCTCGGTGCCGTGGGCCTTCAGCCAGGCCTCATCGGCGGCGGTGAGGGCGCTCTGGCCGATGCTAGTGCTGACATACGGCACGTGGGCGCCGCCTTCGATCAGCAGGCGGGCGTAGAGCATCTCATTGCCCTCGTACCCCGACACCAGGATGGTCGCTCCCTTGAGCGGCCGGGCCGCAAGGAAGCCGCGCGCGGTCTCTTCCTCCTCGGCGGCGACGCGCTCGACGACCTCCTCATCAAGGGCGAGCGCCGCGCCCACGGCCCGCAGCCAGGCCGCGCTGCCCGCCGCGCCGATAGGCGCCCCGGTGACCACGCCAACGCCTCGTTCGCGCAGCACGTTCACTGTCTCGCGGTAGAAGGGGTGCAGGGCGGCCACGGCGGCGCCGCGTCCGGCCAGGCGCAACTCGTCCACGTGGCGCCCGGGCAGGGTGGCGAGCACCCGTGCGCCCATCTTGCGCAGCACGCCGTCAATCAGCAGCGGGTCGGCGGGAAAGACCTCGCCCACCAGCACCAGGGCGCCAGGTTCGTGCTCGCTCTGGCGATCAACGAAGCGCCGCAGCACCGCCGCCAGAGCGATGTCCTTGGCTTCAGGATGCGAGTGAATGGCATAGGCCGGCACGCGCACCAGCACCACCGGCTTGCCGTCAACCTCGGTGGGCAGCAACTCCTCGGCCAGGCCGGCCGTCTCGGCCACGCAGAGCGAGATCACCGGGATCACCGAGACATGCTGTTCCCTGGCCGCTTCGACAATGGCCGCGTTGGCCGCCTCCTGCACCTTCCC
Proteins encoded in this window:
- the bchY gene encoding chlorophyllide a reductase subunit Y is translated as MTEIIPLTAGEASAPQEPFKPGACKLHPQTMCPAFGALRVLSRIEGAQPAMVTDTGCLYGLTFVTHFYAARKSIVAPALGTAELSGGKVQEAANAAIVEAAREQHVSVIPVISLCVAETAGLAEELLPTEVDGKPVVLVRVPAYAIHSHPEAKDIALAAVLRRFVDRQSEHEPGALVLVGEVFPADPLLIDGVLRKMGARVLATLPGRHVDELRLAGRGAAVAALHPFYRETVNVLRERGVGVVTGAPIGAAGSAAWLRAVGAALALDEEVVERVAAEEEETARGFLAARPLKGATILVSGYEGNEMLYARLLIEGGAHVPYVSTSIGQSALTAADEAWLKAHGTEAVIYRKAIEDDQAAMRHWSFDLVIGTTTLAAYAKERGIPSVYYTNILSVRPLFLAGGMIASLSFVRELLNRRSLYERMVEFFTADGA